The Montipora foliosa isolate CH-2021 chromosome 10, ASM3666993v2, whole genome shotgun sequence genomic sequence ATGGCCTTCAAAATCTGTCTCACGGAACGTATCATCCGCTCCCATGCCCCTCCCATGTGGCTCGCTGAGGGTGGATTAAAAATCCATTCAATCTGTTTCTGTCTGCAGAAGTTGTTGATCTTGTGTTGATTCCACTCTTCGATAGCTTCTTTCAGCTCCTTGTCTGCCTTTATGAAGTTACTTCCTTGGTCGCTCCTTATTTGCTCTGGATAGCCACGAACGCTGATGAATCTTCTAAGGGCATTAATCATCGAATCGGTGTCTAAGGAGTGGGCTATCTCGATATGCACCGCACGCGTTGTTAAACAGGTGAAGAGACAGCCATATCTCTTAACACGGGATCTTCCTTGCTTAACTTCAAGTGGTCCAAAATAATCAACACCCACATAAGTGAAGGGTGGTTTCTCAGGTGCAAGCCTCGCTTCTGGTAGATCTGCCATGAACTGGTTCCCAGGGCACGCACTTCTCTGCCGTTGACAGGTCATGCATCTTCCTAAAACACGCCGCACCGCCGATCTCCCCTTCACAATCCAAACCGCCTCTCTCAAGGATGACAAGACGGATTCTTGCCCCATATGACCCAAGTTTTCATGACACTGCTTAATAATGAGGTCAGTCACATGATGCTTGTATGGCAGGATAATAGGATGCTTCCTTTCGTCACCAATGGGTGCATTTACTAGTCGACCTCCGACCCTCAATAGACCTGCCTTAAGCTGAGGAGTCAGCTGACGTATTGATGCACCGACCTTCTTTAAAACCTTCTTTGGGTACTTCTTATCCTCACAACACTTTGTTGCCGAAAGTACATCAATGACTTCTGGAAAGGCCACTTGCTGAACTCGTTTAAATATCTCTCTTTCGGCTACTTGGAGCTCTGCAACTGTCAAATGGCCAAAGTTCGTCAATTGCATTTCACTGGACTTGAGTAAAGAGTCACTTGCAGTCGACGCCTTCTTTTTTGACAGAACCTTCATTTGCAGATACTGTTTGTAGCGTAACAACCACGCAATGGAACATTTCAATTTCCACCAACAGGAGTAGTACGAAATCAGGTCATCCAAAACATTACTTTGAACAGCAGAGACATAAATCTGAGCCTCTTTCCTAACTTCTACATCATCATCTCCTAAGACAGGAATTTTGATCAATCTGGGCCAGTGACTCTCGTCTTCCCACAGGAACTTGGGTCCTTTCAACCAACGGTCATCCTTCAACATGGTGTCTATTTTAAGACCTTTCGAACCATCATCAGCAGGATTGTCGTCCCGGTTCACATATCTCCACTCTGAGGGTTTAGAGCCATTGCGTATCACTGTCAGGCGATTAGACTCAAACGTGTGGAATCTCTTTGATTCATTGTTGATGCACTTTAGCACGGAAGTTGAGTCACTCCAATAGCAAACACGGTCTATTGTCATGTCCAATTCTTCTCGAATTATCTTAGAGAGCCTTACGGAGATAACAGCGGCTGTCAGTTCCAATCTTGGAATCGAAATTTCCCGTATGGGAGCCAATCTTGCCTTTCCCATCACAAATACACAGTGTACTTGGTTGGTCACATCTTTCAAACGAAGGTATGCAACAGCTGCATATCCTTGACGAGAAGCGTCCGAGAAGAGGTGCAACTGTACTTCTTTAACTTCACCAAATCCCTTGGGTTTGAAACAGCGGTCTACCTGTATTTGATGCAATTTTGGGAGATCGTCTAGCCAGCGCTTCCATTGTTCTTTGTCGGTTTCTTCCAACGTATCATCCCAACCCAGCCTCTTCCTACTGAGCGTTTGCAACAACAACTTGGCTTTCATGGCGTATGGTGCAATGAATCCCAGTGGATCAAAGAGGGAGTAAACAGCTGACACAATTCCTCTACGTGTCACTGGTTTCTGACTCACTCGCTGCAACATCTTCTCCATAACTCCCCACACAAACTTGTCTTCTTCTATGTTCCATTTAAGTCCAAGAGCACTCTCTGTCGGGAGTTGCTCAAGCTCTAAATTCACCACCGATTTGGCTCTTTCGGACTCTGGTATTGTCGCCATCACTTCTCGGTCATTACTATACCACTTCGTCAAGCGGAATCCACCCTTCTTCAGCAGTGTCCGCAGCTGACTTGCTAAACTAATCGCCTTCTCTGTGGTGCTTGTCGACTTCATCATGTCGTCTACATACATGTCTCGGTTCACTGTCTCTATTACTTCTTTGTCAAACTCTTCCCGATGCAACTGCGCTGTCTTCCTTAGACAGAAATTAGCAACACTTGGCGAAGATGTAGCACCAAACAAATGTTTTACCATTCGATACTCCCTCATTTCCTTTGTCAGGTCCCCATTTGGCCACCACAAAAATCTTAAACTGTCACAGTCCTTTGGGTCCACCAGGACCTGATGAAACATTGCTTCAATATCAGCAACCATTCCAACACTGTTCTGTCTGAAACGACTTAAGACACCCACTAATTGATTTGTCTGATCCGGGCCCTGTAGCAACTGCTGATTTAGAGATGTCTGTCCAAATTTTGCTGCACAATCATACACCACCCTGACTTTGTCGGGCTTCAAAGGGTGCATCACTGGATGGTGAGGAAGGAACCACACTGGTCTGTTCCTTAAATTCAACTCTTCCTCAGGAACCATTTCTGCGTGCCCCCTTTCGATATAGTCGTTCATCGTTGTCCGATACTTCTCCAACAAATCCTCATCCTTCATAAGACGCCTCTTTAGAAGCAGGGCTCTTCTTTCTGCCATCACCTTATTGTTGGGCAAATACGGTGGGTCATGTCTCCAAGGCAAGGCAACTTGAAAGTGTCCATTGACTTCTCGAAGGGACCCTTCCATAATCTCTAGGGCTCTTTGGTCTTCGACCGATGCACAAACTTTAGTTTCTACTTCCATGTTTTCAAAGTCTGTTTTCCATAGTCTCTCTAACTGCTGGCGCAACTCTTCGTCACGAATTTCGCATTCAACTTCGCTGAACAACAACCAATTGGCATCCTTCTGCCCAGCTAACTCATCGGTGAATTGTTCGTTAAGGAATTGACCACTGTCTACATTATCTGGTTGCTTGTTTAATCTTCTACCTTCAATCGGGCTAGGACACACATGTTCATCTCGCAGGACAGGAACATTGTTATAAACAATAGAACTCTCTATTGTGCGAGTGAAATTTGCTGAACAATTCGGGTCTTCTTTCCGACCACCAACAGGACCAATAACAGTCCATCCCAAACTATATCTGACTGCTACTGGTTCATCTTCACCTCCTGCCTTGTACTCCAGCGGTAGGAACAAATTTGGCTTCTCCTTGAGACCAATCACTAACATAACTTCTCCAACTTCTAATTCTTGTAATTCAATATCGCACAAGTGAGACCATCTGGATAGCTCTCCTTTCTTGGCAATACAGTCACGTGAGATTGGCATGTGTTTCACTGTTCTAACATTTGACAACTCCACTGACACAGTTTCATCCATTGACGTCGCAACAATGTCTAGCAGTTGACTTTCCACCCTTGTGGATCCTGTCATCCCTGATAATGTAAAGTTGAGCCTTGGACCACTCACACCAAGTTTCTGCTGCAAAT encodes the following:
- the LOC137972903 gene encoding uncharacterized protein is translated as MKAKLLLQTLSRKRLGWDDTLEETDKEQWKRWLDDLPKLHQIQVDRCFKPKGFGEVKEVQLHLFSDASRQGYAAVAYLRLKDVTNQVHCVFVMGKARLAPIREISIPRLELTAAVISVRLSKIIREELDMTIDRVCYWSDSTSVLKCINNESKRFHTFESNRLTVIRNGSKPSEWRYVNRDDNPADDGSKGLKIDTMLKDDRWLKGPKFLWEDESHWPRLIKIPVLGDDDVEVRKEAQIYVSAVQSNVLDDLISYYSCWWKLKCSIAWLLRYKQYLQMKVLSKKKASTASDSLLKSSEMQLTNFGHLTVAELQVAEREIFKRVQQVAFPEVIDVLSATKCCEDKKYPKKVLKKVGASIRQLTPQLKAGLLRVGGRLVNAPIGDERKHPIILPYKHHVTDLIIKQCHENLGHMGQESVLSSLREAVWIVKGRSAVRRVLGRCMTCQRQRSACPGNQFMADLPEARLAPEKPPFTYVGVDYFGPLEVKQGRSRVKRYGCLFTCLTTRAVHIEIAHSLDTDSMINALRRFISVRGYPEQIRSDQGSNFIKADKELKEAIEEWNQHKINNFCRQKQIEWIFNPPSASHMGGAWERMIRSVRQILKAILKEQLVSDEVLSTVMSEAVNILNSRPLTRNSDSALDEQPLTPNHLLHLRPCPDLPPGIFDKDDLSCRRAWRQAQYLANLFWLRWTREYLPNLLERKKWNTLRRNLKVGDLVLLADKSFPRGKWPLGRVVEVMPSRDGLVRTARVKTSCTVATRAKRQRKGEPLSEESTTELTRPVTKICLLEMD